One Malania oleifera isolate guangnan ecotype guangnan chromosome 10, ASM2987363v1, whole genome shotgun sequence genomic region harbors:
- the LOC131166240 gene encoding uncharacterized protein LOC131166240, producing the protein MPTQRGQRTAHRGRPGKEKNKRKTLSLLSLISLTYQSPSTPSTNSPTHHHSPPPERLRSLLLHLFSLPSLRICSHLHTRSSSSQSSTAFFLNSLSDVRCSCWFSSHLLRQLLNCSRSLSPTNQRPPFPRQPPFTEPPASHRQQTSKPEQRQLRHLFYLPSGSPSGPPRPATRHIVALRLATNHPTPALSPREQG; encoded by the coding sequence ATGCCCACACAGAGGGGGCAGCGCACAGCACACAGGGGAAGACcaggaaaagaaaaaaacaaaaggaaaaccCTAAGCCTGCTTTCTCTTATCTCTCTCACGTACCAGTCACCATCTACTCCATCAACCAACTCACCCACGCACCACCATAGTCCACCGCCCGAGCGATTACGCAGTCTGTTGCTGCATCTGTTCTCTCTTCCGTCGTTGCGTATATGTTCGCATCTGCACACCAGATCCTCCAGTTCCCAGTCGTCGACAGCGTTCTTCCTCAATTCTCTTTCCGATGTTCGCTGTTCGTGTTGGTTCTCCAGTCATCTTCTCCGGCAGCTTCTCAATTGCAGCCGTTCTCTTTCTCCGACGAACCAGCGGCCACCCTTTCCTCGCCAACCTCCATTCACCGAGCCTCCCGCGTCGCACCGGCAACAAACCAGCAAACCTGAGCAGCGGCAACTTCGGCACCTGTTCTACCTTCCCAGCGGCAGCCCGAGTGGCCCTCCACGGCCAGCCACACGACACATCGTTGCTCTACGGCTAGCCACCAACCACCCAACTCCGGCGTTATCCCCCAG